The Telopea speciosissima isolate NSW1024214 ecotype Mountain lineage chromosome 11, Tspe_v1, whole genome shotgun sequence genome includes the window AGCCGTATGATGGAAAGGTTCCTCAAGATGCAGCCTCTCACTTTTGCTGGAATCAGCAAGGACACCCTGTTACCTGTCAAATGGGtgaaagaaatggagaaagcTTTCAACTTCCTTGGTTGCAATGAACAGCAGAAGCTCACCTGTGCTGGGTATAAGCTCCAGTACACAGCAGAGGCTTGGTGGGAGACCACTAAGCCTATTTTGCAAGCAGTGCACCCTATCCTAACTTGGGACATTTTCAAGCAAGCCTTCTTTGGGAATTATTTTCCCACCAGtgtgaagaagaggaaagagattgaGCTGGCTGAATTGATACAGGGATCGAAGTCAGTGCTGGAGTATCAGCAGAAATTTGAAGAGCTATTCTTCTTTGCTCCCCCTCACATGGGTACTGATGAAGCTAAAGCACAGAAGTTTGAAGATGGGTTGAGGCCACAGATTGCCTCGATAATGGCCACCAGACCGACCCAGGGGTACTCAGAGACCGTGCAAACCGCAAAGAAGATTGAGGATAAGCAGAGGGATGCTTATCATATTAGTCAGTCCTCTGGCAAACGAGCAACACCATTCCCTGACAGAGGATTCAACAAGTTTAGCAAGTCTTCTGGACCTAGTGCAGTCTCATCCTTGCCACAGCGAAGTGAATCTGAGGCATCAGTAACCAAACCGGTGTATGCCAATCCAAGCACCAAGGCGACAGATGCTACTGCTCCATCGGGTGCTGCTGAATATAAATGCTTCACCTGTGGCCAGATGGGTCATACCTCTAGGACTTGCTACCACAGGAGACCTATGCTTCCCCCTCGCCAACCAGCCGGTAAGCCTCAAGGTCGAGTCTACTCCGTGACTGCAAGTGAGGCTGAGGCCAATCAGGCTGTGGTTACTGGTAACATTCTAGATTTAAACTTAATTGTATTGTTAATAATTGATATCATGCCTACATAATCATCAAGTCATGGCATATAGGTACCATCCTTATTTGTGATCTTCCAACATATAAATTGTTCGATACAGGAGCGATGCACTCATTTGTGTCTCCGTCCTTTGTTAAGAGGACTGGTGTATCACCTAAAAGTCTATCAGATGGCTTAGCAGTCAGTACACCTACCGGGTCAAGAATAGACTTGAATACATTATATGAACCGTGTGCAGTGAGAATTGCTGGTAGAGTCATAATGCACATCTGATTCAGCTCGATATGattgactttgatgtcatattggGTATGGACTGGTTGTCAGCTAACAAAGCTAATGTACTATGTGCTGAAAGGAAGATAGTATTCCAGCCAAGAGGCGAGAAAGGATTCATCTTAGTGGGTGACAAAAAGAAAAGGCCTAGGAAGATGGTGATTTCAGCCTTGAAAATGAATAAGCTGTTGAACAAGGGATGCCAAGGATACCTTGTGTCGGTCATGGATACTAGGACACAGGTTAGGCCTATGTCTGAGATCCCTATTGTTGGGGAGTTCCCTGATGTCTTCCCTAAAGATTTGACAAGTCTGCCTCCAtcgagggagaatgagtttgtgATTGACTTAATACCTGGAGCGGCGCCAGTATCTAAAGCACCCTATAGGATGGCACCGagtgaattgaaagaattacagGCTCAACTTCAAGACTTGTTAAAGAAAGGGTTTATAAGACCGAGTATCTCACCTTGGGGTGCTCCAGtgttgttcgtgaagaagaaagacggcTCCATGCGGATGTGCATTGATTACAGAGAGCTGAATAAGCTAACAATCAAGAATAAATATCCTTTGCCAAGGATTGATGATCTCTTTGATCAGCTTCAGGGTGCCCAAGTCTTTTCGAAGATAGATCTCAAATCAGGGTACCATCAGCTTCAAATTAAGGAAGCCGATGTTAGTAAGACAGCCTTCAGGACACGATATGGACACTATGAGTTCCTGGTTATGTCTTTTGGACTTACTAATACCCCAGTAGCATTTATggccttgatgaacagagtctTTTATGATGTCTTGGACAAATTTGTGATagtcttcattgatgatatcTTGATCTACTCCAAGAATAAAGAGGAGCATGCCCAGCATTTGAGGTTTGTTCTACAAAGActgagagagaagcaactatatgcaaaaatcagcaaatgtgaattttggttgcCTCAAGTGGGGTTTCTAGGCCATATTATTTCAGCCAGAGGGATTGAAGTGGACCCAAGGAAGGTTGAAGCTGTGGTAAATTGGGAGAGCCCCAAAACAGTAACAGAAATTAGAAGTTTTCTGGGATTAGCTGGGTATTACAGAAGGTTCATTGAAAACTTCTCGAAAATAGCTATGCCCATGACACAGCTTACTAAGAAGGGtgccaagtttgagtggaatgaggaCTATGAAAACAATTTTCAAGAGCTGAAGAAAAGATTGGTGACAACCCCAGTTCTTGTTCTTCCTGATGGAACTGAAGGGATGGTGGTGTACACCGATGCCTCCAAGTCGGGTTAGGATGTGTGTTGATGCGAGTAAAGGGAGGTTATTGCCTATGGTTCTCGGCAGTTAAAAgaccatgagaagaactaccctacacatgacttagagttggcagatTGTATTTGCATCGAAGTTGTGGAGGCATTACTGTATGGTGAAAAAATTGAGATTTTCTGGATCACAAGAgtttgaagtacttcttcacacgaaggagttgaacatgaggcAAAGGAGATGGCTTAAACTCATTAATGATTATGAGTTAGATATCTCATATCACCCAGTAAGGCCAATGTAGTGGTTGATGCACTCGTGAGGGAAGTCCAGAGATTGAGATACAGCAGATTTCGAGTTGAAGATGAGATTCTCAAGGACTTACATGCAATGGAGGTGGAAATAATATTTGGTGAAATCAAGACTTGATTTGCATCGATGGTGCAACCATCATGCGAGCTCGATAATAGCAAGACATCCTCGATGAAGAATTTCAGCACATTGTGAACAATATTAGCATCGGGGCCTGAAGAGTGCGATTTCTCATTGACTTGGATGGAGTGCTTATGTTTAAAGATAGACTATGCATACTTGCGGATAGTTACTTAAAGGAGCTAATTTTACAAGAGGCTCACCGATCTCCCTATACTGTGCATCCTGGTGGTACAAAAATGTATCGAGATTTAAAACAGTTTATGTGGTGGCATGGTATGAAGAATGATGTAGCAGCCTTT containing:
- the LOC122644853 gene encoding uncharacterized protein LOC122644853 gives rise to the protein MERFLKMQPLTFAGISKDTLLPVKWVKEMEKAFNFLGCNEQQKLTCAGYKLQYTAEAWWETTKPILQAVHPILTWDIFKQAFFGNYFPTSVKKRKEIELAELIQGSKSVLEYQQKFEELFFFAPPHMGTDEAKAQKFEDGLRPQIASIMATRPTQGYSETVQTAKKIEDKQRDAYHISQSSGKRATPFPDRGFNKFSKSSGPSAVSSLPQRSESEASVTKPVYANPSTKATDATAPSGAAEYKCFTCGQMGHTSRTCYHRRPMLPPRQPAGKPQGRVYSVTASEAEANQAVVTGNILDLNLIVLLIIDIMPT